The following DNA comes from Halorhabdus tiamatea SARL4B.
GCCGTCGAAGAGCCCACAGACACGGACGAGCCCGCCGTCTCGCTCACCCCGAGAGAGGAGATTCGGGCGGCCTGGCACGCGTTCGTCGACCGGCTCGACGTGGGCCGCCGCGAGACAGTAACGCCCGGGACGGTCGCTCGCCGGGCCATCAGAGACGGGTTCCCCGCCGACAGCGTCCGGCGACTCCTCGCGGTTGTGCGCGAAGTCGAGTACGGCGGGCGAGAGCCCTCACCCGATCGCGTCGCCAGCGCTCGGGCGGCGGCTGGCGATCTGATCACTTTCGAGGAGGACGAGGCGGACCCACCGAGAGCGGAGGACGGCTCGACAGGGGGGAGCGGGGAATGAGCGGTCTCGGGTCGCTACTCGACACGGTGGGCCGCTTTCGTCCCGAGAACCCGGAGCGCGTCGGCGTCGGCGTCGTCCTCGTCGGTGGGATTGCGGCCGTCCTGACGCTGCTCGTCGGGAGTTTCGTCGCTGTCTCGGGGACGTTGCTGGGCGTGTTACACTTCCTGGCAGTGTTGTTGCCGCTGATCGGGACGACCCTCGTTCTGGTGACGGCCTGGTGGGGGCTGAAAGGAGCGGTGACTGGGGAAACCCGACCCGACCCGCTGGTAGACGGTGAGCCGCCGGAACGTGGCAGCATTCGGTCGGTTCGAGACGTCTCCGCCGGGAATCCGATCGATCAGGCGGCGACCGACCGGTATCGCTGTCAGCGCGACGAGGCCGCGACGGACGTCCGGGGCCGATTGCGCGACGGGGCGATCCGGACGCTAGTCACGAGCAGCGGCCTCGGGCGGGCAGCCGCTCGGGACGCGATCCGGACGGGCGAGTGGACCGACGACCCTGTTGCGGCCGCATTTCTCTCGCCGACAGTCGCTCTGCCTCCCGCCGAACGACTCCGCGGCGCGATCGACCCGGGTGCAGCGTACACCCGCCGGGTTCGACGGACGCTCACGGCGATCGAGGCGTTCGGCGCGGCGACGCCAGCCGGATCAGAGCAGACACCGTCCGGCCCAGAGCGGTCCGCCGAGACGGCGGGGACCACGGCGGAGAGCGGCACAGACAGCACGAATGCAGCCGTTCAGGAGGGGGCGCGATGACCGGGCGCACGGTCGATCGGGTCGGGCGCTCCGAGTCGGCGTTCGCGGCGACGCTACTCGTCGCCGGCATCGGATTCGTCGCCGGGAGTCCATTCCTGATCGTCGCCGCGACGGTCCCGCTTTGGTATGCCGCCGCGAGCGTCATCGGCACCCGGGAAGACGCGGAAATTCGCGCCCACCGTGAGATGGTCCGCAATGGCGACGGTTGCGATAGCGACGGGACGGCGACACGCGAGGAGCCGCTCACCGGTGATCCGGGTGACGTCGTTGCCGTCCGGACGACCGTCGAGAACGTCGGCTCGGAGCCGATCGTCGACCTCCGGGCCGTCGACGGCGTCCCGACGGAACTCCCGGTCGTCGAGGGGACCCCCCGGGCCTGCGTGAGTCTCGACGCCGGCGAGACCGTGACCCTCGAGTACGACCTGGAACTCCAGCGCGGCGAGCACACCTTCGGTCCGGTGACCGCGCGGACGCTGGACCTCACCGGGAGCGTCGTCGAGACCTGGGACGTCGCGGCGACCGGCGCGGACGCACTCAGTTGTGAGCCGCCCATCGAGTCGGTGCCGCTGCGTGATGGGGCGAACGACTTCGCCGGCACGGTGCCGACCGACGACGGGGGCAGCGGCGTCGAGTTCTACGCCGTGCGAGACTACGAGCCGGGCGACGCCGTCGGCTCGATCGACTGGCGTCGCTACGCGCGGACGAGAGAGTTGACGACCGTCGAGTATCGCGCCGAGCGGGCGACCCGGATCGTCTGTCTCGTCGACGCACGGCGCAACCAGTTCCGCGGGGCGTCCCGGGACCGACTCGCCGCGGCCGAACTGTCAGTCGACGCCGCCGAACGAACTGTCGACACCCTCGTCGAGGCTGGCCACCCGACCGGGGTCGTCGCCGTCGCCGACGACGACCACGCCGCCGTCCCGCCGGGAACCGACTCGGGGACCCGGGAAGCCGCCGCGACGTTGCTCGAGTCGGCACGAGCGAGCGAGCGCCTCACCAACGGACGCTTCTGGCACTTCGGCGTCTCCACGGACCCGTTCGGGGAGATCGAACCCTCCCTTCCCGGTGAAGCACAGCTCTATCTGTTCTCGTCGTTCGTCGACGACAGGCCGGTCGAACTGGTCGAGCGCCTCCGGACCCGGGGATACACCGTTCGCGTCGTCTCGCCGGACCCGATCGACGACGACAGCCTCGAGAACCGGTTCGAGGCTCTCGTCCGCCGGACCCGCCTCGCCCGTGCCCGGTCTGCGGGGGCCCGCGTCGTCGACTGGGGCCGGACGCGACCGCTCGGAGTCGTCCTGCAGAACGCGATCAGTGGGGTGAGAACACGATGACGGCACGACACGATCGGGACGGGGACCACACGACAGTTACCCTGGATCCCCGGATTCCGGAACCGATCACCGCGGCGGTCGTGATCGCCGGGATCGCCGGCGTGCTGTCGCTTGCTGTTCACGACGCCCTCGCGATTCCAGGGGCAGTGCTCGGCATCGGGCTCGTCGTCGGAGTGGCCGGACTCACGGGCTCGTACTGGCGGATCGGGCTCACGACGGGATTGTTCGTCGCGATCGCCGGGAGTAGCGTCGGGCTGGTCGGTGTCGGCGTGACGGGAGCGGACCCGATGGCCGGTGTCCTGGCACTGGTGGCGATCGTGATCGGCGCTGGGGTCGGGCTGCTCACCGTCGACGGACTCACGCCACAGTCGGTCGGGCGCGGGGGAGTGGCAGCGATGTACGGCGCGGTCGCCGCGACGGTCTGGGCGACGGTGGGATTCGCCGTCGAGACGGTCGGCGGGATCGGGGCGGCGGTGTCGGAACTGGTGTGGCTCGGCGGGACGGGCAGCCTCGGTCTCAGAGTCTCGATCGTCCTCGCCGCACTCGCAGTCGCGGCGAGTGCGTTCGCGATCCCGCCCGCCGCGCTCACTCGCCCGGAGACCCTCGGGCGGTATCGGACGGTCAGACGCCAGGCTACTGTCGCGCTCACGCTCGTCGCAGTGGTCCTCGCCGGCGGGGCGTCCGTGAGTCGGTACGTCCCCGTGATGGCTGACGTCGTTGGGGCCCTCGCCGGGAGCGCCGTCGTTCGCGTGGCCCTCGCGGTCACGATCGCGACCGGGACCGCACTCGCGGCGGTCGGGGCGGTCCTCAGGCAGATGTGGTCGCGAGCGAGCACGCCGCCGAACTTCGCCGTGCCGATGCTCGCAGGCGCGCTCCTCGGCGTCGGCGGCTTCGTCGCCCTCGCAGTCTGGTTCGGCGTCGCGACGGGGGACGTGCTCTCCGTTCTGGTGGGTACTGCCCTGGTCCTGAGTGTCGGCGGCAGCTTCGCGTGGGCCCACGGTGTCGAACGTACCGACGATAGGGCGGGCGCGGCGCTCTCCGCCGCGGCGACGATCGCCGTCGCGATCGCGCTGGGGATCGGCGGGCTCGTGACCGGTGCGGACGTCGAACTCGAACGCGGGTTCAGCGTGGCGACCGCACTCGAAGCGACCGCAGCGCTGGCCCTGTTCGCCACGGCCGCGTTCGTCACCGACGTCGGCAAGTACGGTCGAACCCTCGGCTGGGACGTCGGTCGCGACGGAGCCAGGCCCCTCCCGCAGTTCGTCCGCGTGGGCTGGAGTGGGGCGATCGTCGTCGTGGGGTTCGTGGTCGCGACCATCGGGTTCGTCGCCGCGGCGCTGTTCGCACCTGTCCTCTCGGCCCCGGCGATGCTGGCCGTGGTTCTCGCGCTCGGGGCGATCCTGCTCGGAAGCTGGCTACTGTTCGCCTGATGAACGAGCCCTCGGAAGCTGGCT
Coding sequences within:
- a CDS encoding DUF7269 family protein, which produces MSGLGSLLDTVGRFRPENPERVGVGVVLVGGIAAVLTLLVGSFVAVSGTLLGVLHFLAVLLPLIGTTLVLVTAWWGLKGAVTGETRPDPLVDGEPPERGSIRSVRDVSAGNPIDQAATDRYRCQRDEAATDVRGRLRDGAIRTLVTSSGLGRAAARDAIRTGEWTDDPVAAAFLSPTVALPPAERLRGAIDPGAAYTRRVRRTLTAIEAFGAATPAGSEQTPSGPERSAETAGTTAESGTDSTNAAVQEGAR
- a CDS encoding DUF58 domain-containing protein, with product MTGRTVDRVGRSESAFAATLLVAGIGFVAGSPFLIVAATVPLWYAAASVIGTREDAEIRAHREMVRNGDGCDSDGTATREEPLTGDPGDVVAVRTTVENVGSEPIVDLRAVDGVPTELPVVEGTPRACVSLDAGETVTLEYDLELQRGEHTFGPVTARTLDLTGSVVETWDVAATGADALSCEPPIESVPLRDGANDFAGTVPTDDGGSGVEFYAVRDYEPGDAVGSIDWRRYARTRELTTVEYRAERATRIVCLVDARRNQFRGASRDRLAAAELSVDAAERTVDTLVEAGHPTGVVAVADDDHAAVPPGTDSGTREAAATLLESARASERLTNGRFWHFGVSTDPFGEIEPSLPGEAQLYLFSSFVDDRPVELVERLRTRGYTVRVVSPDPIDDDSLENRFEALVRRTRLARARSAGARVVDWGRTRPLGVVLQNAISGVRTR